Proteins co-encoded in one Quercus robur chromosome 8, dhQueRobu3.1, whole genome shotgun sequence genomic window:
- the LOC126695684 gene encoding protein CONSERVED ONLY IN THE GREEN LINEAGE 160, chloroplastic — translation MVVLNYISVTSTATPISQDSPTPSVPDPRQTKVILPKKKPLKWSTGVAPGDYAGPPTTTKLRKYWGGEEEDPLNSDEFLWNKDFMARYQRLIQDPESSVEATPTKEKPSGFLSLNRVMSLDSLEVDLSRELTAPSKPALEEQVEATAQSVGRKSPRWKLVPTRREQEKWDRATKAATGGSDVMFREIRKPRGDPEVLAAQSREQYFKLKKRLQILTLGIGGVGLVSAYISYSPEIAASFGAGLLGSLAYMRMLGSSVDSMADGARGAVKGAIAQPRLLVPVVLVMIYNRWNGILVPEYGYMQLELIPMLVGFFTYKIATFFQAIEEAIDIVGGKSEV, via the exons ATGGTAGTCCTAAACTACATCTCAGTGACCTCTACAGCCACACCCATATCTCAGGACTCTCCAACTCCATCTGTGCCAGACCCAAGGCAGACCAAGGTCATCCTCCCCAAGAAGAAGCCTCTCAAATGGTCCACTGGGGTGGCTCCAGGTGACTACGCTGGCCCACCCACCACTACTAAGCTCAGAAAGTACTGGGGAGGCGAGGAAGAAGACCCTTTGAATTCTGATGAGTTTTTGTGGAACAAGGACTTCATGGCTCGCTATCAAAGACTGATTCAGGACCCTGAGTCTTCTGTTGAGGCCACTCCTACTAAg GAAAAGCCATCTGGGTTTCTAAGTTTAAATAGAGTCATGAGCCTTGACAG TTTGGAAGTCGATTTGAGCAGAGAACTCACAGCTCCTTCGAAGCCTGCATTAGAAGAGCAAGTTGAGGCTACAGCTCAA AGTGTTGGCCGCAAGTCACCTAGATGGAAACTGGTGCCAACACGGCGTGAGCAAGAGAAGTGGGATAGAGCAACCAAGGCTGCAACTGGAGGCAGT GATGTGATGTTTCGGGAAATAAGGAAGCCTCGTGGGGACCCAGAAGTGTTGGCTGCTCAGTCAAGGGAACAGTATTTTAAG TTAAAGAAGAGGTTACAGATTCTCACTTTGGGTATAGGTGGTGTTGGTTTAGTCTCTGCTTACATATCCTATTCCCCAGAAATTGCTGCAAG CTTTGGCGCTGGGTTGCTTGGTTCTTTGGCGTATATGCGTATGCTGGGGAGTAGTGTGGATTCAATGGCAGATGGAGCAAGGGGGGCCGTCAA ggGAGCAATTGCGCAGCCTAGGCTTTTGGTTCCTGTTGTATTGGTCATGATCTATAACCGGTGGAACGG GATCCTTGTTCCAGAATATGGATATATGCAGTTAGAATTGATACCAATGTTAGTGGGGTTTTTCACTTACAAGATTGCAACTTTCTTTCAAGCTATAGAGGAGGCAATTGACATTGTTGGGGGAAAGAGCGAAGTGTAA
- the LOC126693994 gene encoding protein AGENET DOMAIN (AGD)-CONTAINING P1-like, which translates to MALILRGDEVEVCSKQVGFVGSYYAATVINNYGNQSYAVRYKNLVSEDDESQPLIEIVSADEVRPMPHTVSASGFSLYDGVDAYDNDGWWVGTISGKQGFDHYYVFFDTYGVEILYPLSRLRPHRETNGMWVTKKRV; encoded by the coding sequence ATGGCGTTGATCTTGAGGGGTGATGAAGTTGAAGTTTGCAGCAAACAAGTTGGTTTTGTGGGTTCTTACTACGCAGCCACTGTGATCAACAACTATGGCAACCAATCCTATGCAGTGCGCTACAAGAACTTGGTCTCAGAAGACGATGAATCTCAGCCACTCATTGAGATTGTCTCTGCGGACGAGGTCAGGCCCATGCCACATACGGTTTCGGCTTCTGGGTTTTCTCTATATGATGGGGTTGATGCTTATGATAATGATGGCTGGTGGGTCGGCACGATTTCTGGGAAGCAAGGCTTCGATCACTACTATGTGTTCTTCGACACATATGGGGTTGAGATTCTATATCCGCTCTCTCGCTTGAGACCTCATCGTGAAACCAATGGCATGTGGGTTACAAAGAAAAGGGTCTAA